A segment of the Verrucomicrobiia bacterium genome:
CACCGGCTTGGTTTTCTTCCGCGAACTTCCCGCTGGCGTGCCCGGGGCCTACCGCTTGTTCGCCAACCTGATCTCGCTCGGAAAATGAAATGAAACGTGATCCCGCCACGGAACTTTCCGCGCGTGAAAGTGAAGAGACCGGCTTGCCCTGGCCGCACACGTGGAAGGCCGTTTATCTTTTAGTCATCGGCAGTTTTATTCTTTGGGTTGCGTTGCTCATCGCCCTGACGAATTTCACTTCATGAGCCCGCTGGATTTTGTCGTCCTCATCGCCTCCATGCTCGGCATCGCCGGTTACGGCATCTGGCGCACGCGCGGACCGCAAAACCTGAAAGCCTACCTGAAAGGCGACGGCCGAACCCCGTGGTTTGCCATCGGCCTTTCCGTCATGGCCACTCAAGCCAGCGCCATCACCTTTCTCTCCACTCCGGGACAAGGCTATCTCGGCGGACTCGCATTTGTGCAGATTTATTTCGGCATGCCAATCGCGTTGATCATCATCGCCGCCGTCTTCCTGCCGATCTTTCGCCGCCTGAATGTCTATACCGCCTACGAATTCCTCGGCAAACGCTTCGACCCCAAAACCCGCCTGCTGGGCGTTGCCATATTTCTTCTCCAACGCGGCTTGGGCGCGGGCTTGACGATTTACGCGCCCGCCATTGTCTTGACCACCGTCTTCGGCTGGCCGTTGAACCTGACCATCATTTGCAGCGGCGTGCTCGTGATCATCTACACCGTCATCGGCGGCAGCGACGCCGTCACCGTCACGCAAAAATATCAACTCGGCATCATCTTCGCCGGCATGATCGCCGCGTTTTGTTTGCTCGTCATGAAACTGCCCGCCGGGATGGGCCTGGGCGATATCACCGCTCTCGCCGGTGGATTTCATAAACTCAAAGCCGTGAATTTTTCCACGGACGTTCACGAGCGATATACTTTCTGGTCGGGCCTGTTGGGTGGAACTTTTCTCATGCTTTCCTATTTCGGCACCGACCAATCGCAGGTGCAACGCTACATCGGCGGCGCGTCGTTGCGCGAAGGCCGGCTCGGTCTCATGTTCAATGCCGTCTGCAAAATCCCGATGCAATTCTTCATTTTGTTCCTCGGCGTTTTGCTTTTTGTTTTTTATCAATTCGAGCCGCCGCCGCTCTTTTTCGATCCCGCCTCGAAACATTATTCCGCCGACGAAAAATTGCGCGCTTACGAAACCGAATTCAATTCGTACCACGCCCAAACGCGTGAAGCGCTCGAAGCCTGGTTGAACGCCCGCCATCACGGCGATGCCTCCGCCGCCGCGGGCGCTTTCACTGCCGCTTCGACGGCGCATGAACACGGCGAAGAGATTCGCAAGGACGCTGCGAAGGAATTGCAGACCGCCCATTCCGGCGCGACTGCGAACGACGCCGATTATGTCTTCATCACTTTTATCCTTCACCAACTGCCTCACGGCGTGATCGGTTTGCTCGTCGCGGCATTTTTCGCCGCCGCGCTGTCGTCCAAAGCCGCCGAATTGAACGCGCTCAGTTCCACCACGACCATTGATTTTTACCGCAACCTCATCAATCGCGATGCCACGGACCACGCCTGCCTGATCGCCTCCAAATGGTTCACGGCGCTCTGGGGTTTTGCCGCGATCGGTTTTGCGCTTTATGCGCATCTGGTGGAGAATTTGATCCAGGCTGTGAATATTCTCGGCTCAATTTTTTATGGTGTGTTGCTGGGCCTTTTCGTCGTCGCATTTTTTGTTAAGCGGGTCGGGGGCAGCGCGGTGTTTTGGGGCGCGCTGGTGGCGCAGGCGCTGGTATGCGTTCTATATTTTAAATTGACCATTTCCTATCTGTGGTATCCGCTCATTGGCTGCGCCGCGTGCGTGGCGTTCAGTCTCATGTTCCAAACCATTCTCGGCAGCAGCGAAAAGACGAACCCAATACCCGCGTCATGAATTCTCCCGTGATTTGTTTTGGACAACAGCCCTGCGGTTTTTTTCCGAAACGCTTTTTAGTCGCGAAAATCCAAACCGCCCGCCGTCTGCAAAGCGAGATCGGCGGCGAGATCGTTTTTTTCTTTCACGACAGCGACCATGACCCGCGTGAAACCAAGACCGCCCTGCGCCATCGCAAGACCAATGAACCGGCCCACCTGAACTTCGCCTTCGCCAATAAGACCCAGCGGAAATTTTCGCCGCTGCATCTCAAACAAATTCCGCCCGACTGGCAGAAAAAAACCGCGTTGCAGTTGCCCAACTACGTGGAGAAACCCTTGATCGAAATGTTTGAAAGCGTCTCCGCTTCCAACATCGCGGATTTCTGCCTCGAGATGTATCGCCGGATGGGTTTGCTCGACGGCATCCGGGTCGTGCGTTCCAGCGATCCCGAATTGCGCCGCGCGGCTTGCGACATTCCGGATTTTTTTGCCGATGTTTCCCACGCGGGTGAAATCGTTCGCGCGCGCTTTTGTGGCGACTGCCTGAAATTGCACGAAGGCGGTAATGAGTTTATCGTCCTGCCATTGCAAACTTTTGCCAAAGAGCAAATCAGTCCCGTGCGCGATACCCGCTTGCGCTGGATGCAATCCATTCTCCATTGCACGCACTACATTGCCGGTGCGGGCGAGCAGGCCTATCTCCGCCACGAAGATGCGCCGGAAATTAATTTCGTCGTGCGCGATACCATTGACCGGCCTGAAGAAGCTTATGTCGAACTCTCCTGAATTGCCTCCTCTGCTCGTCTTTGGCGCGCATCCCGACGACATTGAATTCGGCTGCGGACCCGTCATCGCCAGCGAGACGCGCGCCGGGCGCAAAGCGCATTTTATCGTTTGTTCACGCGGCGAAGCGGGCACGCATGGCACGCCCAAACAGCGAACAGCCGAGGCAAAGAAATCCGCCGCCTTGCTGGGCGCGACCATCGAGTTTATCGAACTCGACGGCGATGCTCATCTGGAAATTCGCGCCGCGCACGCGCTCAAACTGGCGGAAATTTTGCGGCGCGTTCGCCCCGGTGTCGTGCTCGCGCCGAGCCTCGCGGAAAATCAACATCCCGACCACTGGCGTCTGGGCACACTGGTTCGCGATGCCGCCCGCCTCGCGCGTTATGGCGGGCTCAAGGAACTGCGCCGCCAGCCGCCGCACGCCATTCAGCAATTATTTTTCTACGCCGTCACCCCCGAAGCTGAACCCGCGGACATCACCCCGATTCTCATTGATGTTTCATCGCCGGAATTGATCAACGCCTGGACCGCTGCGATGAAAGCGCATGCCAGCCAGACCTCCGCCATTAACTATATCGAATTGCAACTGACCCGCGCCCGGCTCCTCGGCGCGCGCGCGGGCGTTGGTCACGCGGTCGCTTTGTTCCCCAACGAACCGCTGCTGCTTCTTTCATTGGCGCAAGCCGGTCGCGGCGCGCGGCGGTTTTGATATGGATTCCGACCGCCCATTAAGAATCGGCATCACCTGTTACCCCACCGTTGGCGGCAGCGGCATCCTCGCATCCACTCTCGGTGAAATTCTCGCGCAACGCGGACACGAAGTTCACTTCATCAGTTACGAACGCCCCTTCCGCATGCCCGCCCAGGCGCCGCGACTTTTTTTTCATCCGGTGGTGATCAACGATTACGGCCTTTTCAAATATCCTGATTATACTTTGCCGCTCTCGGTGAAAATGGCGGAGGTAAGCCGCGACTGCCAGTTGGATATTCTCCACGTGCATTACGCCGTACCGCACGCCACCGCTGCGATGCTTGCGCGCTCCATGCTGCCGCCGAAACAGCAACCCCGCGTCGTCACCACGCTCCACGGCACGGACACCACCTTGCTCGGCAGCGACCCCGGTTATGGCCCCGCCATCCACCACGCGCTGACCCACTCCGACGCGGTGACAGTCGTATCGGATTATTTAAAATCCGAAACTCAACGCGTGCTCGGCTTCCATCGCCCGATGGAAGTCATCCATAATTTTTTTGAACCCCGCGCCGCGCGACGCTCAAAAGAAGACGTGCGCCGCGAACTCGGTTTGCGCGACGAAGTCATGGTGCTCCACTCCTCCAACTTGCGGCCCGTAAAACGAATTGATTTGCTGCTGGAAACCGTGGCCCGGATTCAATCGCGCCATCCCTTCAAGCTCGTTATCCTCGCCGGTGGAAATTTTGCTCCGTTTGCCGAAGCCGTACGGCGGTTGCAACTTGAGGACCGTGTGATCGTCCGCGAAAATATTCTGGCCATCGAAGACTATCTGCAAGCCGCCGACATCGGCCTGTTCACTTCCGAAAACGAAAGCTTTTGTTTAAGCATTCTCGAAGCCATGTGCTTCGCCTGCCCCAGCGTCGCCACGCGAGTCGGCGGCATTCCCGAAGTCGTTCAGGACAATATCACGGGAATCCTTGGCGCATTCGGCGACTCTGAACATCTGGCGCGCTCAGTCGAAAAACTGATTGATGACCCCACCCTTCGGACAACGATGGGACGCGCCGCCCAAACCCGCGCCCGCGAACAATTCTCCGCCGCCGCCATCGTCCCCCGCTACGAAGCCCTCTACCGCCGCGTCTGCGCCACCGCCGCCATTCCCGGGTAATCCCCCGCTTATACGCAGGGATGACCAAAATTAGCGATCTAACAAACGCTACCCTCGTCACCTGCAACCGCCAACCGAACGCACTCCGTCTCTCTCCCCACGACCGCGTGGGGAGAGAGACGGAGAGAGGGGCCGTCTTATCTAAAATAACCCAAAGATCTAAATCACAACCTCCAAGTCCCGCAACGGCGACCAACAATTTAGCGCACGGTAGGGCTGCGCTGCCGCTCCGCCGTCCGAAATCCCGCAGGGACGACCGAACTTAGCCCAGCAATTTATTGCTGGGTTCACATCCGTTACAAATCAAATCCCGCCAGCGACGAAAGAAATCGCCAATCCACCAAAGGCTCTCCCGCGTCAACGCACCCCGCCAACCGAACGTCCTCCGTCCCTCTCTCCCCACGACCGCGTGGGGAGAGAGCCGGAGAGAGGGGCCGTCTTATCTCAAATAACAAAGTCTAAATCACAACCTCCAAGTCCCGCAACGGCGACCAACAATTTAGCGCACGGTAGGGCTGCGCTGCCGCTCCGCCGCCCGAAGTCCCGCAGGGACGACCGAACTTAGCCCAGCCATTTATGGCTGGGTTTGCCTTCGTTACAAATCAAGTCCCGCAGGGACGAAAGAATTTTTCTCTTGGAACCAAAACCTCACCCACTCGCCCAACGCTTCTCATTAACCCCCAACTTCAGTTGGGGGGAACCCTCACCGAAAACAACTCACCTCTATATCGAGCGAAGCGAGGCGAGCCCAGGCGAGCATCCTCCTATCACCCACGCAGCCGCCGCAAGACTTCGCACCGCACCCTCTTGCCATTTGCGCGGTCGCGTTTCTCTCGTGATAAAAAACGAATTGCGGCGTTGACTTCGCTTCGGGGTGGATTTTGAATGGAGTTTGCCCCTATGAATTGGCGTCGTAATAACCACATCAAGGCAATCGTTTCATTTTGTCTGTTCGTCGCAATCGCAGCGCGCATCTCGGGCGCAAGTTTGCCCAAGGGAGTTCAGCCGTTCGTTGCACAATATTGCTCGGAATGCCACGACAAGGACACCAGCAAAGGCGGGCTGGATTTGACGGCCCTGAAATTCGACCCCGCCAGTTCCACCAATTTCTCCGAATGGGTGCTCATCCACGACCGGGTAAGCAAAGGCGAAATGCCGCCGAAGAAAAAGAAAGTGCGCCCGGACGCCTCGGCCGCAGCGGTGTTCACAAATTCATTGGCCGCCGCGCTCACGGATGCGGATCGTCTGCGCATGGCGAAAGAAGGCCGCGCAACCCAACGGCGGCTCAACCGCTACGAATACGAAAACACGTTGCGCGACCTGCTCCACGCTCCGTGGTTGCAACTAAAAAATTCCCTGCCAGAAGATCCGGAGTTGGATCGTTTCAAAATCGGCGACGCTTTGACGATGTCGCACGTCCAGATGGCGCGGTATCTCGCCGCAGCCGATTACG
Coding sequences within it:
- a CDS encoding sodium:solute symporter; translated protein: MSPLDFVVLIASMLGIAGYGIWRTRGPQNLKAYLKGDGRTPWFAIGLSVMATQASAITFLSTPGQGYLGGLAFVQIYFGMPIALIIIAAVFLPIFRRLNVYTAYEFLGKRFDPKTRLLGVAIFLLQRGLGAGLTIYAPAIVLTTVFGWPLNLTIICSGVLVIIYTVIGGSDAVTVTQKYQLGIIFAGMIAAFCLLVMKLPAGMGLGDITALAGGFHKLKAVNFSTDVHERYTFWSGLLGGTFLMLSYFGTDQSQVQRYIGGASLREGRLGLMFNAVCKIPMQFFILFLGVLLFVFYQFEPPPLFFDPASKHYSADEKLRAYETEFNSYHAQTREALEAWLNARHHGDASAAAGAFTAASTAHEHGEEIRKDAAKELQTAHSGATANDADYVFITFILHQLPHGVIGLLVAAFFAAALSSKAAELNALSSTTTIDFYRNLINRDATDHACLIASKWFTALWGFAAIGFALYAHLVENLIQAVNILGSIFYGVLLGLFVVAFFVKRVGGSAVFWGALVAQALVCVLYFKLTISYLWYPLIGCAACVAFSLMFQTILGSSEKTNPIPAS
- a CDS encoding PIG-L family deacetylase, with product MSNSPELPPLLVFGAHPDDIEFGCGPVIASETRAGRKAHFIVCSRGEAGTHGTPKQRTAEAKKSAALLGATIEFIELDGDAHLEIRAAHALKLAEILRRVRPGVVLAPSLAENQHPDHWRLGTLVRDAARLARYGGLKELRRQPPHAIQQLFFYAVTPEAEPADITPILIDVSSPELINAWTAAMKAHASQTSAINYIELQLTRARLLGARAGVGHAVALFPNEPLLLLSLAQAGRGARRF
- the bshA gene encoding N-acetyl-alpha-D-glucosaminyl L-malate synthase BshA; the protein is MDSDRPLRIGITCYPTVGGSGILASTLGEILAQRGHEVHFISYERPFRMPAQAPRLFFHPVVINDYGLFKYPDYTLPLSVKMAEVSRDCQLDILHVHYAVPHATAAMLARSMLPPKQQPRVVTTLHGTDTTLLGSDPGYGPAIHHALTHSDAVTVVSDYLKSETQRVLGFHRPMEVIHNFFEPRAARRSKEDVRRELGLRDEVMVLHSSNLRPVKRIDLLLETVARIQSRHPFKLVILAGGNFAPFAEAVRRLQLEDRVIVRENILAIEDYLQAADIGLFTSENESFCLSILEAMCFACPSVATRVGGIPEVVQDNITGILGAFGDSEHLARSVEKLIDDPTLRTTMGRAAQTRAREQFSAAAIVPRYEALYRRVCATAAIPG